In the Methanothermobacter sp. genome, one interval contains:
- a CDS encoding PepSY domain-containing protein yields the protein MINSKILASVAIVLIIGAVAAGYQVSQNSETLWKFTNPQGGQSQGPQQGESSVHSESPSTTSSQGGSGSGSGGASDMNVKISSSEAKSIAQKYIKQEGATAGTPRLVTLNGKRVYIVPVEINGQAVGEIYIDPITGENLGGAGGAP from the coding sequence ATGATAAACTCAAAGATCCTAGCATCAGTGGCAATAGTCCTGATAATTGGAGCTGTTGCAGCAGGTTATCAGGTGAGTCAGAATTCCGAAACACTGTGGAAGTTCACCAACCCCCAGGGCGGTCAGAGCCAGGGGCCACAGCAGGGTGAGTCAAGCGTCCACAGTGAATCCCCCTCAACCACATCATCTCAGGGTGGCAGTGGTTCAGGTTCAGGTGGGGCTTCAGATATGAATGTGAAGATCTCATCTTCAGAGGCCAAGAGCATCGCGCAGAAGTACATAAAACAGGAGGGTGCCACTGCAGGGACCCCAAGGCTTGTCACGTTAAACGGTAAAAGGGTTTACATTGTGCCCGTAGAGATTAACGGCCAGGCCGTTGGGGAGATCTACATTGACCCCATCACAGGCGAAAACCTTGGAGGGGCTGGTGGTGCGCCATGA
- the pcn gene encoding proliferating cell nuclear antigen (pcna): MFKAELNDPNILRTSFDAISSIVDEVQIQISAEGLRLDALDRSHITYVHLELKSELFDEYVCDEPEKINVDTEELMKVLKRAKANDRVILSTDEGNLIVQFEGEAVRTFKIRLIDIEYETPSPPEIQYENEFEVPFQLLKDSIADIDIFSDKITFRVDEDRFMASAEGEFGDAEIEYLHGEKISKPARSVYSLDKIKEMLKADKFSETAIINLGDDMPLKLTLKMASNEGELSFLLAPRIEAEE; this comes from the coding sequence ATGTTCAAGGCAGAATTGAATGATCCTAACATTTTAAGGACGAGCTTCGATGCCATATCATCCATCGTTGATGAGGTTCAGATACAGATCAGTGCCGAAGGCCTGCGTCTCGACGCCCTTGACAGGTCCCACATCACATACGTGCACCTTGAACTGAAATCTGAACTCTTCGATGAATACGTCTGCGATGAACCAGAGAAGATAAACGTGGATACAGAGGAACTCATGAAGGTCCTCAAGAGGGCCAAGGCAAACGACAGGGTTATACTCTCAACCGATGAGGGGAACCTTATAGTCCAGTTTGAGGGAGAGGCCGTAAGGACCTTCAAGATAAGGCTGATTGACATTGAATATGAAACCCCAAGTCCTCCTGAAATCCAGTATGAGAACGAATTTGAGGTGCCATTCCAGCTCCTCAAGGACTCAATAGCAGATATAGACATATTCTCCGATAAGATAACATTCCGTGTTGATGAGGATCGCTTCATGGCATCTGCCGAGGGAGAATTCGGAGACGCCGAGATAGAATATCTCCATGGTGAAAAAATAAGTAAACCTGCAAGGAGTGTTTACTCACTTGACAAGATAAAGGAGATGCTCAAGGCCGATAAGTTCAGTGAGACAGCAATCATCAACCTTGGAGATGACATGCCCCTTAAACTAACACTAAAGATGGCCAGCAATGAGGGAGAGCTGAGCTTCCTCCTTGCTCCAAGAATCGAGGCAGAGGAATAA
- a CDS encoding exosome complex RNA-binding protein Csl4: MKVKSGDIVFPGDFLAVSEEVLPSEGTYDDDGEIKSLVVGEVARDDRNKSIKVISKFSTPPVLRTGSRVIGEVIDVRGQRALVRIHSIKGNRRALATYFVGGVHVSQAKKGYLSKLTEAFRIGDIVEARVTKVMGLDGIDLQTSSRDLGVIKAMCTRCRHFMEINGRDEVRCPNCENREKRKLSANYEG, encoded by the coding sequence ATGAAAGTTAAATCTGGGGACATCGTTTTTCCCGGAGACTTTTTAGCTGTAAGTGAAGAGGTGCTCCCCTCAGAGGGGACCTACGACGACGATGGAGAAATAAAGTCCCTTGTTGTTGGAGAGGTGGCAAGGGATGATAGGAATAAGAGCATAAAGGTAATCTCAAAGTTCAGCACACCACCCGTCCTCAGGACAGGCTCAAGGGTCATTGGAGAGGTAATAGATGTGAGGGGCCAGAGAGCCCTTGTGAGGATACACAGCATCAAGGGTAACAGGAGGGCCCTTGCAACCTACTTTGTTGGGGGCGTCCATGTCTCACAGGCAAAGAAGGGCTACCTCTCTAAACTCACAGAGGCCTTCCGGATAGGGGATATAGTGGAGGCAAGGGTTACAAAGGTTATGGGCCTTGATGGTATAGACCTCCAGACATCCTCCCGTGACCTGGGTGTCATAAAGGCCATGTGCACAAGGTGCAGGCACTTCATGGAGATTAACGGCAGGGACGAGGTGAGGTGTCCCAACTGTGAAAACAGGGAAAAAAGGAAACTATCAGCGAATTATGAAGGTTAA
- the frhA gene encoding coenzyme F420 hydrogenase subunit alpha, with product MSERIVISPTSRQEGHAELVMEVDDEGIVTKGRYFSITPVRGLEKIVTGKAPETAPVIVQRICGVCPIPHTLASVEAIDDSLDIEVPKAGKLLRELTLAAHHVNSHAIHHFLIAPDFVPENLMADAINSVSEIRKNAQYVVDMVAGEGIHPSDVRIGGMADNITELARKRLYARLKQLKPKVDEHVELMIGLIEDKGLPEGLGVHNQPTLASHQLYGDRTKFDLDRFTEVMPESWYDDPEIAKRACSTIPLYDGRNVEVGPRARMVEFQGFKERGVVAQHVARALEMKTALSRAIEILDELDTSAPVRADFDERGTGKLGIGAIEGPRGLDVHMAKVENGKIQFYSALVPTTWNIPTMGPATEGFHHEYGPHVIRAYDPCLSCATHVMVVDDEDKSVIKNEMVRI from the coding sequence TTGAGCGAAAGGATTGTTATATCGCCGACATCACGACAAGAAGGACATGCAGAACTTGTCATGGAAGTCGATGATGAAGGAATCGTGACAAAGGGGCGATACTTCAGTATTACTCCTGTCAGGGGCCTTGAGAAAATAGTGACAGGTAAAGCACCTGAAACAGCTCCAGTCATTGTCCAGAGGATATGCGGAGTGTGTCCCATACCTCACACACTGGCTTCCGTTGAGGCAATAGACGACTCCCTTGACATTGAGGTTCCAAAGGCAGGAAAACTCCTCAGGGAACTGACACTGGCCGCACACCACGTAAACAGCCATGCAATCCACCACTTCCTCATAGCACCCGACTTCGTGCCTGAAAACCTGATGGCCGATGCCATAAACTCAGTCTCCGAGATAAGGAAAAACGCACAGTACGTAGTTGACATGGTTGCAGGTGAGGGTATCCACCCATCAGATGTGAGGATAGGTGGAATGGCCGACAACATAACAGAACTTGCAAGAAAAAGGCTATACGCAAGGCTCAAACAGCTCAAACCAAAGGTTGATGAACACGTTGAACTCATGATTGGCCTCATCGAGGACAAGGGCCTTCCAGAAGGTCTTGGTGTCCACAACCAGCCCACACTCGCAAGCCACCAGCTATACGGTGACAGGACAAAATTCGACCTTGACAGGTTCACCGAGGTAATGCCAGAAAGCTGGTACGATGACCCTGAAATAGCCAAGAGGGCCTGCTCAACAATACCACTCTACGATGGAAGAAACGTGGAGGTCGGCCCAAGGGCAAGGATGGTTGAATTCCAGGGCTTCAAGGAAAGAGGTGTTGTGGCACAGCACGTTGCAAGGGCACTTGAGATGAAAACCGCACTCTCAAGGGCAATAGAAATACTGGATGAACTCGACACATCAGCACCTGTAAGGGCAGACTTCGATGAGAGAGGTACAGGTAAACTGGGTATAGGTGCAATAGAGGGTCCAAGGGGACTTGACGTGCACATGGCCAAGGTTGAGAATGGCAAGATCCAGTTCTACAGCGCACTTGTCCCAACAACCTGGAACATCCCAACAATGGGTCCCGCAACCGAAGGATTCCACCATGAATACGGACCACATGTTATACGTGCATA
- a CDS encoding translation initiation factor IF-2 subunit alpha, with the protein MVRRKNEWPEEGELVVGTVHKVLNYGAFATLEEYPGKEAFIHISEVSSGWVKNIRDFVRENQKIVARVLRVNPRKGHVDVSMKRIREDQRTKKIQAWKIEQKAEKFLELAAKDLGKDLDTAYEEVGYELMDIFGDLYGAFETAAEEGEKALLEEGVPEDWAAAITEVAKRNITPPEVQITGYVDIKSYAPNGVEIIRKALKSAQDEGITVQAVGAPRYRLIVKSTDYLKAEKQLKEAAQRCIDIVEKEGGEGEFLRELT; encoded by the coding sequence ATGGTAAGAAGAAAAAATGAATGGCCTGAAGAGGGTGAACTGGTGGTTGGGACCGTTCACAAGGTCCTCAACTACGGCGCCTTCGCAACCCTGGAGGAATATCCAGGGAAGGAGGCTTTCATTCACATATCCGAGGTATCCTCTGGATGGGTTAAGAATATAAGGGACTTCGTAAGGGAAAACCAGAAGATAGTCGCCAGGGTCCTCCGTGTGAACCCCAGGAAGGGGCACGTGGATGTTTCCATGAAGAGGATAAGGGAGGACCAGCGTACAAAGAAGATCCAGGCCTGGAAGATAGAGCAGAAGGCTGAAAAGTTCCTTGAACTGGCAGCAAAGGACCTGGGAAAGGACCTTGACACAGCCTATGAGGAGGTCGGATACGAACTCATGGACATATTCGGCGACCTCTACGGTGCATTTGAAACCGCTGCAGAGGAGGGTGAAAAGGCACTTCTGGAGGAGGGAGTCCCAGAGGACTGGGCCGCTGCCATAACAGAGGTGGCCAAACGTAACATAACACCCCCCGAGGTTCAGATCACAGGATATGTTGATATAAAGTCCTATGCACCCAACGGTGTTGAAATAATCAGGAAGGCCCTTAAATCCGCCCAGGATGAGGGCATAACCGTCCAGGCCGTCGGGGCCCCCAGGTACAGGCTGATAGTGAAATCAACAGATTACCTCAAGGCCGAGAAACAGCTCAAGGAAGCGGCCCAGAGGTGCATAGATATAGTGGAAAAAGAGGGTGGAGAGGGAGAATTCCTCCGTGAACTGACATGA
- a CDS encoding DNA-directed RNA polymerase subunit L — MEFILNKRYEMEIVFEGETHTLCNVLRSILMEDETVKAAAYSIDHPIVGEPQLYIRARSPKKSLIKAAGTLIERCDEFRSLIESA, encoded by the coding sequence ATGGAATTCATTCTTAACAAGAGATATGAAATGGAGATAGTGTTCGAGGGCGAAACACACACCCTCTGCAATGTACTGAGGAGCATACTGATGGAGGATGAAACCGTTAAGGCCGCGGCCTACTCCATCGACCACCCAATAGTGGGGGAACCACAGCTTTACATAAGGGCAAGGAGCCCCAAGAAATCACTCATTAAGGCAGCAGGGACTCTAATTGAGAGATGCGATGAGTTCAGGTCACTCATAGAGTCAGCCTAA
- a CDS encoding TIGR00375 family protein, producing MILNADLHIHSCFSRATSRNMVIETIAPQAKLKGLHIVGTGDAFHPGWRKIIEESTEYAGDGVYARDECSFIITAEVEDSRRIHHLIILPSLEAAEEMGERMPSTSSSDGRPRVRMNGAQILEMVHEYDGIAGPAHAFTPWTSMYKSYDSYMDCYGKRPDFLELGLSADTEMADKISELADIPFLTNSDAHSPWPHRLGREFNQLEMDDVSFTSLKRSIRKCRIRANYGLDPRLGKYHMTACTRCYRIYSPEEALQMKMKCPCGGRIKKGVDYRIYELSTWDEPHHPPHRPPYVHIMPLAEIIGMKYGKGVTTKFVQGIWEGLVGEFGTEIDVLLSAPIEDIGRIDAGVAVAVEAFREGSLTVIPGGGGKYGEIRFPAETLDAYFR from the coding sequence ATGATTTTAAATGCCGATCTACATATACACAGCTGTTTTTCAAGGGCAACATCCCGTAACATGGTCATTGAGACAATAGCGCCCCAGGCAAAACTCAAGGGCCTCCATATCGTGGGAACAGGGGACGCATTCCACCCCGGCTGGAGAAAAATCATTGAGGAATCCACTGAATACGCAGGGGATGGTGTGTATGCGCGGGATGAGTGCAGCTTCATAATAACCGCGGAGGTTGAGGACTCAAGGAGGATTCACCACCTCATAATACTCCCATCCCTGGAGGCTGCAGAGGAGATGGGGGAGAGGATGCCCTCAACCAGCAGCTCAGATGGAAGGCCCAGGGTGCGGATGAACGGGGCCCAGATACTTGAAATGGTACATGAATACGATGGTATCGCTGGTCCTGCACATGCCTTCACCCCCTGGACCAGCATGTACAAATCATATGACAGCTACATGGACTGCTACGGAAAAAGGCCGGATTTCCTTGAACTGGGACTCTCTGCGGACACTGAAATGGCAGATAAGATATCTGAACTTGCAGACATACCCTTCCTAACGAATTCAGATGCCCATTCACCCTGGCCCCACAGGCTTGGGAGGGAATTCAACCAGCTTGAAATGGATGACGTATCCTTCACATCCCTCAAAAGGTCAATCAGAAAGTGCAGGATCAGGGCAAACTATGGCCTGGACCCCCGCCTTGGAAAGTACCATATGACTGCCTGTACAAGGTGCTACAGAATTTACAGCCCTGAAGAGGCACTTCAGATGAAGATGAAATGCCCCTGCGGAGGCAGGATCAAGAAGGGGGTTGACTACAGGATCTATGAACTTTCAACCTGGGATGAGCCACACCATCCACCACACAGGCCGCCGTATGTCCATATCATGCCCCTTGCAGAGATAATAGGGATGAAGTATGGTAAGGGTGTCACAACAAAGTTCGTGCAGGGCATCTGGGAGGGCCTTGTGGGGGAGTTCGGGACAGAGATCGATGTTCTTCTTAGCGCCCCCATTGAGGATATTGGAAGGATCGATGCCGGTGTTGCGGTGGCAGTTGAGGCCTTCAGGGAGGGTTCACTCACCGTGATACCAGGTGGCGGGGGTAAATATGGTGAGATAAGGTTCCCTGCCGAGACACTTGACGCATACTTCAGGTAA
- a CDS encoding proteasome assembly chaperone family protein, with product MRETTINILEDVELSSPVFIEALPGIGHVGKLAADHIIDELQAVRFAELYSPSFPPQVLVDENGIVEPMKNEFYYLREAGEDKRDYIILVGNTQGLSPEGQYEICGMILDFVEGYGVERIYTLGGLATGQPVDKARVYGAATDMELAESLKEHDVILRSADGGIIGASGLLLGMGRMRGMRGVCLMGETPGYFIDAEAARALLEVLLEMTKLQVDLEKLEERAEETRKMISRAQQMEQEMIDRMNLKPGEEDLRYIG from the coding sequence ATGAGGGAAACAACCATAAACATTCTGGAGGATGTTGAACTTTCCAGCCCGGTTTTCATTGAGGCGCTTCCAGGGATAGGGCATGTCGGGAAACTCGCCGCTGACCATATAATTGATGAACTCCAGGCGGTCAGGTTCGCTGAACTCTACTCTCCATCATTCCCACCACAGGTTCTGGTAGATGAGAATGGCATAGTTGAACCCATGAAGAACGAGTTTTACTACCTCAGGGAGGCTGGTGAGGATAAAAGGGATTATATAATACTTGTTGGAAACACCCAGGGCCTTTCACCTGAGGGCCAGTATGAGATCTGCGGTATGATACTCGACTTTGTTGAGGGCTACGGTGTTGAAAGAATATACACCCTTGGGGGACTTGCAACCGGCCAGCCTGTTGATAAGGCAAGGGTTTACGGTGCGGCCACGGATATGGAACTTGCTGAGAGCCTTAAAGAGCATGATGTTATCCTTCGCTCTGCCGATGGAGGTATAATAGGTGCATCGGGACTGCTCCTTGGAATGGGAAGGATGAGGGGTATGCGTGGAGTTTGCCTCATGGGTGAAACACCAGGCTACTTCATAGATGCGGAGGCTGCAAGGGCGCTTCTTGAGGTGCTCCTTGAGATGACAAAGCTCCAGGTTGACCTTGAGAAACTCGAGGAGCGTGCAGAGGAGACACGGAAGATGATCTCCAGGGCCCAGCAGATGGAGCAGGAGATGATTGACAGGATGAATCTCAAGCCCGGCGAGGAGGACCTCCGTTACATAGGATGA
- a CDS encoding NUDIX hydrolase: protein MRAPLLTVDVIIRLSEDTLVLVRRGKPPYEGSWAIPGGFVEYGETVEEAARREALEETGLEVELEGLLGVYSDPSRDPRGHTVSICFTAAASGRPVGGSDAAEARVFHIDDIPYDNLAFDHSRILDDFIKSIRNQNGVN from the coding sequence ATGAGGGCACCACTGCTCACAGTTGATGTGATAATAAGGTTATCAGAGGACACCCTGGTACTTGTAAGAAGGGGAAAACCCCCATATGAGGGTTCATGGGCCATTCCAGGAGGATTCGTTGAATACGGGGAAACAGTGGAGGAAGCCGCAAGGAGGGAGGCCCTTGAGGAGACAGGACTTGAGGTGGAACTGGAGGGACTTCTTGGCGTATACTCGGACCCCTCAAGGGATCCCAGGGGGCACACCGTAAGCATCTGCTTCACCGCAGCTGCTTCAGGAAGACCTGTTGGAGGATCCGATGCTGCCGAAGCCAGGGTATTCCATATTGATGATATACCCTATGATAACCTTGCATTTGACCATTCACGGATACTTGATGACTTCATAAAATCCATTAGAAACCAGAATGGAGTAAATTAA
- a CDS encoding proteasome assembly chaperone family protein, which translates to MIKTETECCTIYAEDVEDAVVLEGSPGVGLIGNILGWLLVEDLKMKEIGYIDSKYFPPLAVLYKGVAIHPFRIYEGDGIVLFLSDFILPPAVVYDMTNAIVDWMTRNNSRELITFNSMVVREKSQPVAGAGNSQEVIQRLADLGIPIVPFGNLNGISGTLLTRCAVKDIPASCLFAEILNPYPDPRAAASVVEVLNEMLGTNVNPEPLLQEAQAIESRLKKLAETVQGEAETPIYM; encoded by the coding sequence ATGATAAAAACAGAAACCGAATGCTGTACAATTTATGCGGAGGATGTTGAGGATGCCGTTGTCCTTGAGGGCTCCCCTGGTGTGGGATTAATAGGTAACATCCTGGGATGGTTACTTGTTGAGGACCTCAAAATGAAGGAGATAGGGTACATTGACTCCAAGTACTTCCCTCCACTTGCGGTTCTCTACAAGGGGGTCGCAATACACCCCTTCAGGATATATGAGGGGGATGGGATAGTGCTCTTCCTATCGGATTTCATCCTTCCGCCTGCAGTGGTCTATGACATGACAAACGCAATTGTGGACTGGATGACCCGCAACAACAGCAGGGAACTCATAACCTTCAACAGCATGGTTGTCCGTGAAAAGTCACAGCCGGTTGCAGGTGCAGGTAACAGTCAGGAGGTCATCCAGAGACTCGCAGATCTCGGAATACCCATAGTCCCCTTCGGTAACCTCAACGGTATTTCAGGGACACTGCTTACAAGGTGCGCTGTTAAGGATATACCTGCCTCATGCCTCTTTGCAGAGATACTCAACCCCTACCCCGATCCCAGGGCCGCTGCAAGTGTTGTTGAGGTTCTAAACGAGATGCTGGGTACAAATGTTAACCCCGAGCCACTCCTACAGGAGGCCCAGGCCATCGAGTCACGCCTCAAGAAGCTCGCAGAGACCGTTCAGGGGGAGGCAGAAACACCCATATACATGTAA
- a CDS encoding DNA replication complex GINS family protein, with translation MDEFFQKLRRIQKKERTESGLARVGDDFYERVHSYLEDLLEAVGNDPFAKEHYLIRDTQRIATEICERREHKITDSAVMNVQRSYHLFNGKPQFDLQDTTPLNMTPEEEELYFSLIETLREFREKIIPSIELDKEKEPRVEPEIIQKRKEKNSSHREPETRANGLDDKGGDIETVLIFEEVPARIMGVDEKIYGPFRPQDIVTLPSLNADVFINARKGRRIRYS, from the coding sequence TTGGACGAATTCTTTCAGAAACTGAGGAGGATTCAGAAAAAGGAGAGAACTGAAAGCGGTCTTGCAAGGGTTGGTGATGACTTCTATGAGAGGGTCCACAGCTACCTTGAGGATCTCCTCGAGGCGGTTGGAAACGACCCCTTTGCAAAGGAACACTACCTTATAAGGGACACCCAGAGGATAGCCACCGAGATCTGCGAGAGAAGGGAGCACAAGATAACAGACAGTGCAGTGATGAACGTCCAGAGGTCATACCACCTGTTCAACGGGAAACCCCAGTTTGACCTCCAGGATACAACCCCCCTCAACATGACCCCCGAGGAGGAGGAACTCTACTTTTCACTTATAGAGACCCTGAGGGAATTCAGGGAGAAAATAATTCCTTCGATAGAACTTGATAAAGAGAAGGAACCCCGTGTAGAACCTGAAATTATCCAGAAGCGGAAGGAAAAAAATTCCAGCCACCGGGAACCTGAAACCAGGGCCAATGGACTGGATGATAAGGGAGGGGACATTGAGACTGTGCTGATATTTGAGGAGGTGCCTGCAAGAATAATGGGGGTCGATGAAAAAATTTACGGCCCATTTCGACCGCAGGACATTGTTACACTCCCATCGCTCAATGCAGATGTGTTTATAAATGCAAGGAAGGGCAGGAGGATAAGGTACTCATAA
- a CDS encoding RNA-protein complex protein Nop10: MKMRRCRSCMEYTLRDVCPRCGGSTGVVYPPKFSPEDRYGEYRRRLKREVLLEK; the protein is encoded by the coding sequence ATGAAGATGAGAAGATGCCGTTCATGCATGGAGTACACCCTTAGGGATGTATGCCCCCGCTGCGGCGGATCAACAGGGGTTGTTTATCCCCCAAAATTTTCCCCTGAGGACAGGTATGGCGAATACCGGAGAAGACTCAAAAGAGAGGTTTTACTTGAGAAGTAG
- a CDS encoding 30S ribosomal protein S27e, whose product MFYNTKGNFLRVKCMDCGNQQVVFDRAASYVQCIICGKTLVEPTGGKSKIKAQILEVLD is encoded by the coding sequence ATGTTCTACAATACGAAAGGTAATTTTCTCCGGGTTAAATGCATGGACTGTGGAAACCAGCAGGTGGTCTTTGACAGGGCAGCCTCATACGTCCAGTGTATAATCTGCGGTAAAACACTTGTTGAGCCAACAGGAGGAAAATCAAAGATCAAAGCCCAGATTCTAGAGGTCCTGGATTAA
- a CDS encoding transcription factor S, whose amino-acid sequence MEFCPRCGAVMFPAKGKFSCQCGYEKDITDKLKDKYNFSEEVESKDNVIFTGDDVSTLPTTRVECPKCGNMEAFWWLQQTRRADESETRFFRCTRCKYTWREYD is encoded by the coding sequence ATGGAGTTCTGTCCCAGGTGCGGAGCTGTAATGTTTCCTGCGAAGGGAAAATTCAGCTGTCAGTGTGGCTATGAAAAGGATATCACAGATAAACTCAAGGACAAATACAACTTTTCAGAGGAAGTTGAATCAAAGGACAACGTCATATTCACAGGAGATGATGTGAGCACACTACCAACAACAAGGGTGGAATGCCCAAAATGCGGTAACATGGAGGCATTCTGGTGGCTGCAGCAGACAAGAAGGGCTGATGAATCTGAAACAAGGTTCTTCAGGTGCACCCGCTGCAAGTACACCTGGAGGGAATACGATTGA
- a CDS encoding 50S ribosomal protein L44e: protein MKIPKERRTYCPNCRKHTVHEVLESKRRKASELKWGQRQFRRVTAGYRGYPRPLPSGNKPVKKLDLRLKCKECGKSHIKKRSFRAGRVEFVA from the coding sequence ATGAAGATTCCCAAGGAAAGAAGAACTTACTGTCCAAACTGTAGAAAGCACACAGTTCACGAGGTACTTGAATCAAAGAGAAGAAAGGCAAGTGAACTCAAATGGGGTCAGAGGCAGTTCAGACGTGTAACAGCCGGTTACAGGGGTTACCCACGTCCACTCCCCTCAGGTAACAAACCCGTCAAGAAACTTGACCTCAGGCTCAAATGCAAGGAATGTGGAAAATCACACATCAAGAAAAGGTCCTTCAGGGCTGGAAGAGTTGAATTTGTAGCCTAG
- a CDS encoding DUF99 family protein, with translation MENRNFRQIKSEIRILGIDDAPFTPRSDEHVLLVGTVFRGGQWLDGVLTTKIRVDGDDATEKIVEMVNGSRHLNQLRVIMLDGLTFGGFNVADINEISSRTGLPVIVVVRKYPDLERIRRALKHRFPDWEKRWQMIEDAGEIHRVESTDVVYIQTAGIDPEDAAEIVRLSTTRSSIPEPLRAAHIIASGVKLGESRGSA, from the coding sequence ATGGAGAACCGTAATTTCAGGCAGATAAAATCTGAGATAAGGATTCTCGGGATAGATGATGCCCCATTCACACCAAGAAGTGACGAGCACGTGCTCCTGGTGGGCACAGTCTTCAGGGGAGGGCAATGGCTTGATGGGGTCCTCACAACGAAGATAAGGGTGGATGGGGATGATGCCACAGAGAAGATAGTTGAAATGGTGAATGGCTCAAGGCACCTCAACCAGCTGAGGGTTATAATGCTGGATGGCCTTACCTTCGGCGGCTTCAACGTGGCGGATATAAATGAGATATCCTCAAGAACCGGACTCCCTGTCATAGTGGTTGTACGCAAATACCCTGACCTTGAGAGGATAAGGAGAGCCCTGAAGCACAGATTCCCTGACTGGGAGAAGAGGTGGCAGATGATAGAGGACGCCGGGGAGATCCACAGGGTAGAATCCACCGATGTGGTCTACATACAGACTGCCGGTATAGACCCGGAGGATGCAGCTGAGATTGTGAGGCTCTCAACGACCAGAAGTTCCATTCCCGAGCCCCTCCGGGCGGCACATATCATTGCATCAGGGGTTAAACTTGGCGAGTCAAGGGGCAGCGCATGA